Genomic DNA from Gammaproteobacteria bacterium:
TCCGCAAACAGTTTTCAAGTCGCAATTGAGCGTTCGTAAAAATGCGGCATGGGCTGACTCTATTTGTTTGGGAAAAGTCAAAGCAATCGCCTATGCAACCGGCACTACAGTCAATGACGTTTTGATTTCTAATTTGGCAGGAGCTTTGCGTGAATACATGCTGGATGTCGGCGAAGATCCCGATGATGTAGTGATTAACGCAACTGTTCCTGTGAATTTAAGACCTTTGGAACATGCTAAAAATTTAGGTAATCATTTTGGTCTTGTGTTTTTAAAATTGCCGATCTTCGAGGAAAATCCGTTGAAACGTCTCGAATATGTTCACAATGAGATGAATGAGCTGAAAAAATCCAAACAAGCCATTGTTTCATTCGGGTTGCTGAGTGCCATTGGTTTAGCACCCGAAGCGATTCAAAACATGATGTTGAATTTATTTTCCAAAAAAGCAACAACCGTTTTAACCAATGTTCCCGGACCTCAGGTTCCATTGTATATTGCCGGAAGCCGTGTTGAAAAAATGATGTTCTGGGTTCCGCAAAACGGCACTATCGGCATGGGAATTAGTATTTTGTCTTATAACGGAAAAGTCGAATTCGGTTTGATTGTTGACAAAAACCTAGTCTCAGACCCGCAAAACGTCATCAAGGAATTTCCCAATCAGTTTGATAACCTTCTTGATGCTATGATGATGCACCCTTGGGACGGCGAGATTCATCCTGAAATTTTGGAATAACTAAACAAAATCTCCCCATAAACTGTGAATCGCTGCCAAAATAGCAGGTGCTACGGTTTCTGTTCGCAAAATTCTTTGGCCGAATTGAATTGGAGTTAAGCCTGTTGATTCCAGTTGTTGTAAATCTTTCGGAGACCAGCCACCTTCGGGACCAACAACAATGTCAAATTTTTGCCATTGCAGTTTTGCCAGCTCTGAAATAGTTCGGCTTTTTTCCGGTTCGAGTAAAATTCCTTTGCGTTGTTGATTGCAATATTCTGCTAAGCTGATGGGATTACAAATTTCAGGAATATCGGGACGATAACTCTGCTCACTGGCATTAATTGCAATGCTTTGCCAGTGTTTGAGTTTTTTCTCTACACGATTAGCTGGAAGTTTAACTTCACAAAATTCGCTGAAAATTGGTATGATTTTGTGGATGCCAAGTTCGGTGGCTTTTTGTACGGTGTAATCCATGCGTTCGCCTTTACTCAGACTTTGCACTAACGTGATTTCCAGCTTTGATTTTGGATTTGGAGCTACTTCATTGATAAATTTTGCCTGTATTCCTTTTTTGCTAATTTCTTGAATCTCAATGGAATATTCTTTACCAACATTGTTGAAAAAGTTGATTTGTTGTCCAATCTTAATGCGCAATACATTACGCAGATAATGAGCTTGATCGCCCTCTATGAATATCTGATTGCCGCTTTCAGTTGTTTCAGGATAATAAATTCTTATCAATCGCATGGGTTTAGAATCTCTGAGAATTAATAAATGTAAAAAATATGGAAGTGATTATACAGCTTTTATGATTTGCAATATAATGCAGAGATGAAAATTTTCCTGATACTTTTATCTTCCTTGCTTATATCGGCGTGTACTCCAAGCAATTCTGTATATGTTCGGAAAGATATTTTAGATGAAAACCACAAGATTTCTGAGATTTTAATTGTAGTTGAATATCTCAATATGAAAGAAAACTTGGATGGCAGTTTTACATTTAGTGAAGATGTTAATTTAATCAACCAGGATGAAATATACAATCTGATTTCAGGTGTTTTAAAGGATAAAGGTTATCCCGTTTCTTCGGCCTATCTGAAATCCAGCGGTTTTATTATGGATCGTTCGGTTGTTGTCAGGCATTATTACAACGGAAAGAAAGAAAACAAAATGATTTCTCCACCTTTTATCCTCAGAAGTTTTAATCTGGATGAATCTGTTATTCAGGGCTTGGAAATTTTGATGTATGAACTGAATAAACCGGTGAGTCGTGTTCTTGAAGATTATCGGGCAAATATTTACAACAACTATCTGGAAGTAATGCCGATGATTGATTTGCCGGATGATACAGCCATTCTGTTGGTTGAATCCTACAGACCTAAAAACGCTTTCATGGGAAGTTTTGATGTGGGATTCGGAGTAGGGAATTCAGGTGCTTCAATGGGTTTGTACAATCGTCCGTATAAGCCCAAAACAGAAGTGTTTTTTATTCACAAAGGAAGTGGAGATTTATTATGGTCGAATCAAACGAGTCTATTGGGAGAAGAAAATAAAGAAAAGTTTTTCCAGACTTTTCCGACTCGGCAATAATTAGCAAAGGTCTCTCATGTGTATTTCAATACATTCTTGACAGGATCAGGTGGAAACTGCAAATAATAACCGTTTTCCGATAAGGATTGTTTCACTTTTTGGATATCGGCTTGAGCCAATTGAAAGCGACTGTTCAAATCTAATTCCATCACATGTGTATATTTGCCAACGAGTTTGAGCAATTCAGGTTGTAAATCCTCAATTTGTTCATTATTGCTAAGATAAATGTACAAACCTTCCTTTGTGTCGGAACGATAGATTTGACAAATCATTCGACAGTCACCGATTTTGCCAGATTTCTGGGCTGATCCACATCGTGTCCTAACAATAAAGCAACGTGATAGGAAAGTAGTTGCAATGGAATATTAAAAACAATCGGTGAAATAAATTCACCACTGGCTTCTAATTCAATCAAGTGCAAATCATTTTTATTTAAACCATGATTTCCTTTATGATCAACAAATACAAAAAGCTCTCCACCTCTGGCACGAACTTCTTCAATATTGGATTTGAGTTTTTCCAGCAAAGTATCATTCGGACAAACAGCAATCACCGGCATATCTTTATCAACCAGTGCCAATGGACCGTGTTTGAGCTCTCCGGCGGGATAACCTTCGGCATGAATATAGGAAATTTCCTTGAGTTTTAAAGCACCTTCCAAAGCAATTGGATAATGCACTCCACGACCTAGAAATAAAGCACTGCTGCGGTGAGATATTTTTTCTGCAATTTTGATAATTTTGTCATTTAAAAGCAATGCCTGATTAATCACTCCCGGTAATGTACGAAGTTGTTTGGCAAGATTACATCTTAAGTCAGAATCTATACCATTAATCTCTGCAAACTTAAGTGTTAAAAGAGCCAAAACAGACATTTGTGTTGTTAATGCTTTGGTCGACGCCACACCAATTTCAGGTCCGGCACGTGTCATTAAGCAATAATCACTTTCTCTGTCCAATGTTGAGTTTTGCACATTGCAGATAGCTAAAGTTGCCAGATAATTGTTTTGTTTTTTTGCAAATCTTAAAGCAGCGAGTGAATCCGCAGTTTCACCGGATTGCGAAATTGTTAAAAATAAACTGTTTTTTGGAATAACAGGGTTTCTGTAACGATATTCGCTGGCAATTTCCACTTGGGTAGGGATTCGAGCGATCGATTCCAGCCAATATTTGGCAATTAAGCCGGCATGATAAGATGTTCCACAAGCAATGATATGAATTTGCTCGACGTCATTCAATATTTTTTCCAGTGAATCTTCAATGAAATCATCACAAACCGCACCATCATACAAACGGTCTTGTAATGTATTGGCAACAGCAGTTGGTTGTTCATGGATTTCTTTGAGCATATAGTGTTCAAAACCATCTTTGCTCAACGCTTCAGCGGATAACTCTACTGTTTTTAATTCTCGTTCTGTTGGTTTATCATTTTCATCGTATATTTGGCACCGATCCGGTGTGATTTCGACAATATCTCCTTCTTCAAGATAGTGAAATTGTTTGGTTTCATTGATTAAGGCCTGAACATCTGAGGCAATGAAATTTTCACCTTGACCCAATCCGACGATGAGGGGACTGCCTTTTCTGGCACCGATAATTGTTTCCGGTTCAGCACTATTTGTGATTGCGACCGCATACGCACCGTCCAGTTGTCGAATGGCTTTATGGCAGGCTTTTACGAATCCAAATTCCTTTTGGTAATAATGAATCAAATGCACTAATGTTTCGGTGTCGGTATCTGATTTAAACTGATAACCTTGTTCTTGGAGCATTTTCTTTAATGGTAAATAGTTTTCAATTATTCCATTGTGAACAACTGCAATTGTCTGCTCGGAATCATGCGGGTGAGCGTTATTGTTTGTTGGTTCACCGTGAGTTGCCCAACGGGTGTGTCCGATACCGGAATTTCCTGATACCGGATGTTCTTGTAATTCAACGATCAGATTATTGAGTTTGCCTGCTTTTTTACGAATTTCCAGTTCGGAATCAGTATTTATTGCAATCCCGGCTGAGTCATATCCTCTGTACTCAAGAGTTTTTAATCCGGTTAAAATAATGTCAACAATATTTCGTCTGGCTGATGCCGCAACAATTCCACACATGAATAGTTCTAAATCTTAATTTATCAAGGCAAGCATAATAATTGAAAATAGATAAAATGTCACTTTGTTTTAGGGATGTAATTCAGTATTTAAAAGTGGTAAAAAGTGTTAAGTTTCCTTAGTTTTGAAACGGTTATCGGTGAAATTATAAAAAAAACATTAATAACTTGTACTGTGAGGCTGGAATAATTGCAAATGAGAATGATTTTGATGTAAGATTTCTGCATAAGTGCGATTTTTTCATGCAGTAGTTGTTTTGCATGGGGATTCTGTAATAAAAAAATTGGATAGGTAAAATAATTTTTTCAAATAAAATGGTAAAATCAAAACTACTTTTTGGGGCTCTGGTAGTTGGATTGTCTTCAAACTGTTACGCGTTGCTAACTGATTCTCCACCAGACCCGACCTGGTCAAATATTGATAATGGGGGAAGTCCTCTATGGATTCCATATACTTTTGCTGGAAGCGCAGCAAGAGATCCAGAAGGTGGGAGTTCTAATGATTTAACATATGGATCGGCTAGTTTTTCAGCAGATAGTGATATTTCATCCGGCTGGACTAGTGGAGATACTTTGGCTTTTTGTAATCCCGTTGATGCTGTACCTGGTTCATTGGCGGGTCAATGTGGTGATAAACCATCGTCATATTATTACTATTGGAATAACTCAACTTCAGGATACGAAGCTGATGATATTCTTTATATGCGTATGAGGGTAAATGCTGATCCGAGGTTTTCAAATGACTATGGTTTTAATAACTCTCACTGGATTTTTTGATTGATACAGATAGTGATGGTTTCAAGGAAGTTTGGCTTGATCTCAATGGGAATGCATTATCTGGAGCTGGATCACCGAGTGCTTTAAGAATTTTGTATGAGAACAATGCTTCTCATACTACGACTAACGATAATGGAGCTGGAAACTCAGGAGATATTTGTGACTTAGGGAATCAATCAAATTCAACTACTGACGGTTCAGGAACGGTTGTAAATCAATTTACAGCTTGCTCAGCAGCTGGATTTAGTGCAGCTTCAGGAGGCTCTGATTATTGCAATGATGGAACTGATGAATACTCACATTCGAGAGTAGTATTTGTGGGAGATACTGTTATTAATGGTGGTGATGGAACTGGTGAATATTTTATAGATATTCAGGTTCCAGTTTCAGCAATTACTGATAATACTGGTTGTTATACTAAGCCTAAAAAATATACTTCTACGGAAATATTGTCACAAGGCACTCCAATTGTCTTAGATCCTACAGTTATTAGTTTTTGGTATTCAACTAGTGACTCTGAAACAAATCCTCTCCAAAAAGATTATATTGGTAATGGTTTTGGTGATGAGGTTCCAACTCCGATTACATTAAAATCATTTGAAGCGACTCAATTGGGAAATAATGTGAAGTTTTCCTGGCAAACATTAACTGAAGTTAGCAATGCCGGTTTTAATATATATGCGAAAACTGAGTTCGGTTTGGAAAAAGTGAATTCAGAATTGATTTACTCAAAAGCAGTTAGTTCAATGGATGTGATTAACTATGAATTTATTGCTCCTTCGAGTGTTGGTGATTCGTTTGTCATTGAAGAGGTATCTATAGAAGGTAAATCTCAAAAGTTTGGAACTTATGAGTTGAACAAAACCTATGGAAATAAAGGTGAACTGACTCAGATAAACTGGCAACACATTCAGCAAGAGCATAAAATTCAACAGACTGTAACAGAAGGCAGAAATGCTTCTCGTGTCAGTGACACTTTAAACTCATTCAATTTTTCTGATGGACAAATAATCGCGAATGTTGAAGTGACAGAGTCCGGCATTCAAAAAATTAGTGATACGGACTTATTGAATTTAGGCATTGATCTGGCTGGGCTTGATAAAACCAGATTATCAATTTCAGATAATTATAGCAAGCCATTGGCTTTGGTTGTCGAATCTCCGAATGAAATGAATGCCGATGTTCTGTTCTCAGCAGATTTCGATCCTGACTTGTTTGAAAGAGGTGACTCTATTCTTTTTGTTGCTAATATTGAAGAAACTTTATATTCCAATACCGGACATTATCAGTTAAGTATCGGTGAGACTAAACTGGCATTAAAAGATAATTCGAGCATTGGTAATGAATTTCCTGAATACTACATGGCTGACGCTATTGCTGATGAGAATTTGTTGTACTCAGTATCTGCGACAACAGGAGATCCTTGGTATAAAGCTCGTTTATTAACATCTGAGAATAATTCGAATAGCTGGAACTTTAATATCTCGATTGATAATTTGTATGCAGGCTCGGTTGATTCTACCCTGAATTTGAATGCTTGGGGTGGTACAATGTATGCCAATAACCCTGATCATCATTTAATGATGGAGTTAAACGGTAATTCATTGTTAGATGTTCGTTTTGATGGTTTACAGGTCTTAGATGAAAATTCTGAGATAAATTCAACTCATTTATTTAATGGTGATAATACCGTTAGAATCACCCTTCCGGGTGATAATGGAGTCAGATATGACTTGGTTAATCTTGAGTCTTTGAAGCTGTCTTACCCAAGAAATTTCGTTGCAGTAAATGATAATCTGAGGTTTACTTCTCAGGGTAGTGAACAATATCAAATTCAAGGTTTTGATAATGACCAAATTTATGCATTCAGAAGCACTGAAGATAAGTTATTCCGTTTAAGAGCTGTTGTTGAACCAAGTTTGACTACCGGCTAT
This window encodes:
- a CDS encoding wax ester/triacylglycerol synthase family O-acyltransferase codes for the protein MFNYFDNQKEFMRKVDTAWLRMESPSNLMMITGMMFLDKLPDYDDFLEMVRNNFLSFRRFRQKAVMNSTGTYWQDDEFFDIKGHVRRVALPGSADYAELQDFVSDLASSPLDKSKPLWQFHIVENYEKGPVVVIRIHHCYADGIALIQVLLSMTSINREKSLALRPDSKNKEHHRKLGMVRSFVDPAKKQFNNSLKLLEKFKDIGIEAIQNPELLEKGASEVIDIVGELYNALTLPDDPQTVFKSQLSVRKNAAWADSICLGKVKAIAYATGTTVNDVLISNLAGALREYMLDVGEDPDDVVINATVPVNLRPLEHAKNLGNHFGLVFLKLPIFEENPLKRLEYVHNEMNELKKSKQAIVSFGLLSAIGLAPEAIQNMMLNLFSKKATTVLTNVPGPQVPLYIAGSRVEKMMFWVPQNGTIGMGISILSYNGKVEFGLIVDKNLVSDPQNVIKEFPNQFDNLLDAMMMHPWDGEIHPEILE
- a CDS encoding C25 family cysteine peptidase, producing the protein MIDTDSDGFKEVWLDLNGNALSGAGSPSALRILYENNASHTTTNDNGAGNSGDICDLGNQSNSTTDGSGTVVNQFTACSAAGFSAASGGSDYCNDGTDEYSHSRVVFVGDTVINGGDGTGEYFIDIQVPVSAITDNTGCYTKPKKYTSTEILSQGTPIVLDPTVISFWYSTSDSETNPLQKDYIGNGFGDEVPTPITLKSFEATQLGNNVKFSWQTLTEVSNAGFNIYAKTEFGLEKVNSELIYSKAVSSMDVINYEFIAPSSVGDSFVIEEVSIEGKSQKFGTYELNKTYGNKGELTQINWQHIQQEHKIQQTVTEGRNASRVSDTLNSFNFSDGQIIANVEVTESGIQKISDTDLLNLGIDLAGLDKTRLSISDNYSKPLALVVESPNEMNADVLFSADFDPDLFERGDSILFVANIEETLYSNTGHYQLSIGETKLALKDNSSIGNEFPEYYMADAIADENLLYSVSATTGDPWYKARLLTSENNSNSWNFNISIDNLYAGSVDSTLNLNAWGGTMYANNPDHHLMMELNGNSLLDVRFDGLQVLDENSEINSTHLFNGDNTVRITLPGDNGVRYDLVNLESLKLSYPRNFVAVNDNLRFTSQGSEQYQIQGFDNDQIYAFRSTEDKLFRLRAVVEPSLTTGYNVKVPGDFNSSVYYVASESAVNRPLLSLHIANELPTVDNDLLVIYHADFYDGIQPLVQARTQQGLSVVQVDVQDIYDNLSMGAMDAYAIKAFIENQITQFGTKYVLLVGGDTYDYKNYSGNNPVSFIPSIYQHTSDIIRHVPLDSQFADTNGDRVPDAAIGRLPVRTVSELDIVVNKILNFPSVNVANDLVLAADKGFIAVSDQFVNDVSGTWDAETIYLDQLSIEDAQSSLISSINEGKKLVSYFGHSGSSAWSFSGLLDSNDVSSLANVGKPSTVMQWGCWNNYYVHPSYNTMSHSFLSTEDVGAAAVLGSVTLTYSNTQKELMKHLSGYVAKPNMLIGDVMQRAKQAVNDSRPEFTDVIVGWILLGDPTMPFNQ
- a CDS encoding YcgL domain-containing protein encodes the protein MICQIYRSDTKEGLYIYLSNNEQIEDLQPELLKLVGKYTHVMELDLNSRFQLAQADIQKVKQSLSENGYYLQFPPDPVKNVLKYT
- the glmS gene encoding glutamine--fructose-6-phosphate transaminase (isomerizing) — encoded protein: MCGIVAASARRNIVDIILTGLKTLEYRGYDSAGIAINTDSELEIRKKAGKLNNLIVELQEHPVSGNSGIGHTRWATHGEPTNNNAHPHDSEQTIAVVHNGIIENYLPLKKMLQEQGYQFKSDTDTETLVHLIHYYQKEFGFVKACHKAIRQLDGAYAVAITNSAEPETIIGARKGSPLIVGLGQGENFIASDVQALINETKQFHYLEEGDIVEITPDRCQIYDENDKPTERELKTVELSAEALSKDGFEHYMLKEIHEQPTAVANTLQDRLYDGAVCDDFIEDSLEKILNDVEQIHIIACGTSYHAGLIAKYWLESIARIPTQVEIASEYRYRNPVIPKNSLFLTISQSGETADSLAALRFAKKQNNYLATLAICNVQNSTLDRESDYCLMTRAGPEIGVASTKALTTQMSVLALLTLKFAEINGIDSDLRCNLAKQLRTLPGVINQALLLNDKIIKIAEKISHRSSALFLGRGVHYPIALEGALKLKEISYIHAEGYPAGELKHGPLALVDKDMPVIAVCPNDTLLEKLKSNIEEVRARGGELFVFVDHKGNHGLNKNDLHLIELEASGEFISPIVFNIPLQLLSYHVALLLGHDVDQPRNLAKSVTVE
- a CDS encoding 16S rRNA (uracil(1498)-N(3))-methyltransferase, whose translation is MRLIRIYYPETTESGNQIFIEGDQAHYLRNVLRIKIGQQINFFNNVGKEYSIEIQEISKKGIQAKFINEVAPNPKSKLEITLVQSLSKGERMDYTVQKATELGIHKIIPIFSEFCEVKLPANRVEKKLKHWQSIAINASEQSYRPDIPEICNPISLAEYCNQQRKGILLEPEKSRTISELAKLQWQKFDIVVGPEGGWSPKDLQQLESTGLTPIQFGQRILRTETVAPAILAAIHSLWGDFV